In Candidatus Nitrospira nitrificans, one genomic interval encodes:
- a CDS encoding mechanosensitive ion channel domain-containing protein produces MPPSEWFPIDSSVTLDGLKSLILLLFLIIIRALTVRWIAGNPTLTMESKRRWVVTTRNSVVFAFFIGLVIIWAHELQAFAVSLVALAAAMVLATKELILCWSGAALRVGGKVYAVGDRIQIAGHRGVVLDHDVFATKLLEIGPGQSAHLYTGRVAVFPNSLLFTNALIKENPDQEYGLYTLVVPIKADDDWQKAERTLVEAAKAECAPFMGEAVRQMKLLEQANLLEAPSPEPRITIQLPESGKIHLVLRFPAPDRGRSRIEQAILRRYLIGTAPPP; encoded by the coding sequence GTGCCCCCAAGCGAGTGGTTTCCCATCGACAGCTCGGTCACCCTTGACGGACTCAAGTCGCTGATCCTGTTGCTGTTCTTGATCATCATCAGAGCGCTGACCGTCCGATGGATCGCCGGCAATCCGACGCTCACGATGGAGTCGAAACGTCGATGGGTGGTGACGACCCGGAATTCCGTCGTCTTCGCGTTTTTTATCGGCCTGGTGATCATCTGGGCCCACGAGCTCCAGGCGTTTGCCGTATCGCTCGTCGCGTTGGCGGCGGCGATGGTCTTGGCGACAAAAGAGCTGATCCTCTGTTGGAGTGGCGCTGCGCTGCGAGTGGGCGGCAAGGTCTATGCCGTCGGTGATCGAATCCAGATCGCAGGCCACCGCGGAGTCGTACTGGACCACGATGTCTTTGCGACGAAGTTATTGGAGATCGGCCCGGGGCAATCCGCGCACTTGTACACCGGCCGGGTCGCCGTATTTCCCAATAGCCTGCTGTTCACGAATGCCTTGATCAAAGAGAATCCAGACCAGGAGTACGGCCTCTATACACTCGTGGTGCCGATCAAGGCCGATGATGACTGGCAAAAGGCTGAACGCACGCTCGTGGAGGCCGCCAAGGCCGAGTGTGCCCCATTCATGGGGGAAGCCGTACGGCAAATGAAACTGCTGGAGCAGGCCAATCTGCTGGAAGCGCCGTCACCGGAACCCCGCATCACCATCCAATTACCCGAGTCCGGAAAGATCCATCTCGTCCTCCGGTTCCCGGCTCCCGATCGAGGAC